One Flavobacterium sp. 90 DNA segment encodes these proteins:
- a CDS encoding alpha/beta hydrolase family protein: MKNFKILVFTVLLCVSSLSYAAKVDTLQVASTAMSKTYKAAVVLPNSYAKSKTTYPVMYLLHGAYGHFSDWLKNTPNKKLVQNLSDQYNIIIVMPEGETFSFYLDSPVNKGSQFETFITQEVIQKVDKTYRTISNRSGRVITGLSMGGHGALYLSAKHPDLFCAAGSMSGAVDMSVMLNRDSSAQVVKLMQPVFGDKSDSSEMYAQYAVMNMLDKIKANKLPLIIDCGVDDFLIEPNRELHRRLVYNKVEHDYTERPGAHTWDYWENSLPYHVLFFNKILLKNQLVVKK; the protein is encoded by the coding sequence ATGAAAAACTTTAAGATCCTTGTATTTACGGTTCTTTTGTGCGTTTCTTCCTTGAGTTATGCAGCAAAAGTAGATACTTTACAAGTTGCCAGTACAGCAATGAGCAAAACCTACAAAGCTGCTGTTGTGTTGCCAAATTCGTATGCTAAAAGCAAAACAACATATCCGGTTATGTATTTATTGCATGGTGCTTACGGGCATTTTAGCGACTGGTTAAAAAATACACCCAATAAAAAACTAGTTCAAAATCTATCAGATCAATACAATATTATTATTGTAATGCCTGAAGGCGAAACGTTTAGTTTTTATTTGGATAGTCCTGTAAATAAAGGAAGTCAGTTTGAGACTTTTATTACGCAGGAAGTAATTCAGAAAGTAGATAAAACATATCGAACCATAAGCAATAGAAGTGGAAGAGTTATTACAGGACTTTCGATGGGAGGTCATGGCGCTTTGTATTTATCGGCCAAACATCCTGATTTGTTTTGTGCTGCCGGAAGTATGAGCGGCGCGGTTGATATGAGCGTAATGCTTAATAGAGATTCCTCGGCTCAGGTGGTGAAATTAATGCAGCCGGTTTTTGGAGATAAAAGCGATAGCTCAGAAATGTATGCACAATATGCGGTTATGAATATGCTCGATAAAATTAAAGCTAACAAATTACCACTAATTATAGATTGTGGAGTTGATGACTTTTTAATAGAACCCAACAGAGAATTACACCGAAGATTGGTTTATAACAAAGTAGAACACGATTATACAGAACGTCCCGGAGCTCATACCTGGGATTACTGGGAGAATTCATTACCATATCATGTGTTATTTTTTAATAAAATATTGCTTAAAAATCAGTTAGTTGTAAAAAAATAA
- a CDS encoding AraC family transcriptional regulator has product MKTIAPALEVISNSYGSSFTYTKHAEKTNSKAHLWHYHPEIELVFINGGAGKRQIGSHVSYYTNGDLILIGANLPHCGFTNEKTGNTNETVIHIKPEFLGNDFFIAPEMRKVQNLFSQSKGGIAFGGETKKRIGEKIEMMENQLPFERLLTLLSILDELDSSNDYTVLNADGFSLELQTQDSDRINVVFNYVKDHFQESIAIDEVSRLVSMTTPSFCRYFKKISNKTFTEFVNEYRLVHASKLLAEKPMSINEVCYESGFNNFSHFSKSFKQYTGKSASQYRLEHKIIIS; this is encoded by the coding sequence ATGAAGACAATCGCCCCAGCTCTTGAAGTGATATCAAACTCCTACGGAAGTTCTTTTACCTACACTAAACACGCCGAAAAGACCAATAGTAAAGCCCATTTATGGCATTACCATCCGGAGATTGAATTGGTTTTTATAAACGGTGGAGCAGGGAAGAGACAAATAGGAAGCCATGTTTCTTATTATACCAATGGGGATTTGATCTTGATAGGTGCTAATTTGCCACATTGTGGCTTTACGAACGAAAAAACGGGAAACACAAACGAAACCGTTATTCATATTAAACCGGAGTTTTTGGGAAATGATTTTTTTATCGCCCCAGAAATGAGAAAGGTTCAAAACCTCTTTAGTCAGTCTAAAGGCGGAATTGCTTTTGGCGGTGAAACCAAAAAACGTATTGGCGAGAAAATCGAAATGATGGAAAACCAACTTCCGTTTGAACGATTACTGACGCTTTTGAGTATTCTGGACGAATTAGATTCATCTAATGATTATACGGTTCTAAATGCCGATGGTTTTTCATTAGAATTGCAAACACAGGATAGTGATAGAATCAATGTAGTTTTTAATTATGTGAAAGATCATTTTCAGGAATCAATTGCTATAGATGAAGTTTCGCGTTTGGTGAGTATGACAACGCCTTCTTTTTGTCGTTATTTCAAAAAGATTTCAAATAAAACTTTTACCGAATTTGTAAATGAATACCGATTGGTTCATGCCTCAAAACTTTTGGCTGAGAAACCAATGAGTATAAATGAGGTTTGTTACGAAAGTGGTTTTAATAATTTCAGTCACTTTAGTAAATCGTTCAAACAATATACAGGTAAAAGCGCTTCGCAATACCGTTTGGAACACAAGATTATAATTAGTTAA
- a CDS encoding DUF3244 domain-containing protein, with amino-acid sequence MKKILKFSLVFAVLFTGISSYAIDGNDNGGNDFNLHVLKNNGKVITFAMNQIKKANLTIYDKDGTVLYSESASGKDGILRTFSLEEFPAGTYFLEVEDNAKKVRHEITITDETSVLSSKAISSVYKAGSSADKTSVAVR; translated from the coding sequence ATGAAAAAGATCTTAAAATTTAGTTTAGTATTTGCAGTGCTTTTTACAGGAATTAGTTCTTATGCAATTGATGGTAATGATAACGGAGGTAATGATTTTAATCTTCACGTATTAAAGAATAACGGAAAAGTAATCACGTTTGCGATGAATCAGATTAAAAAAGCAAACTTGACAATTTACGATAAAGATGGTACTGTGCTTTATTCTGAATCAGCTTCAGGAAAAGACGGAATCTTAAGAACCTTCAGCTTAGAAGAATTTCCAGCAGGAACTTATTTCTTAGAAGTTGAAGACAATGCAAAAAAAGTAAGACACGAAATTACAATTACTGATGAAACTTCGGTTTTATCATCAAAAGCAATTTCATCAGTTTATAAAGCAGGTTCCTCTGCAGACAAAACAAGCGTAGCAGTACGCTAG
- a CDS encoding secretion protein → MKKILKLSLVCAVLFTGMSTYAIDGNEDFNLHVIKTNGKVITFALNQLKKASLAIYDKDGILIYSESASGKDGILRSFNLEEFPQGTYFLEVEDNVKKVRHEITITDDATVLSKKAVSSVYKAGFSANNSGVAVR, encoded by the coding sequence ATGAAAAAGATTTTAAAATTAAGTTTAGTATGTGCTGTACTTTTCACAGGAATGAGTACTTATGCAATCGACGGGAATGAAGATTTTAATCTTCACGTAATAAAAACGAATGGCAAAGTGATTACGTTTGCTCTTAATCAGTTAAAAAAAGCCAGTTTAGCAATTTACGACAAAGATGGTATTCTAATTTATTCTGAATCAGCTTCAGGAAAAGATGGAATTTTGAGAAGTTTTAACTTAGAAGAATTTCCACAAGGAACTTATTTTTTAGAAGTTGAAGATAATGTAAAAAAAGTGAGACACGAAATTACAATAACTGACGATGCTACAGTTTTATCAAAAAAAGCAGTTTCATCAGTTTACAAAGCAGGTTTCTCTGCAAACAATTCAGGCGTAGCAGTACGCTAA
- a CDS encoding secretion protein yields the protein MTKFTKMGLVVALFLTTIFTYAIDGKGDYILNIRTGNGKVVSFAINTVEKSIFSIFDENNNLVYTGDSAADKLEISKTISLEGFPAGTYVLEVKENSKVVKHEIKVATKKVKAAKLDETVNQSPAFRR from the coding sequence ATGACAAAATTTACCAAAATGGGCTTAGTTGTTGCCTTATTTTTAACAACGATTTTTACTTATGCAATTGATGGAAAAGGTGATTATATTTTGAATATAAGAACCGGAAACGGAAAAGTGGTTAGTTTTGCTATCAACACCGTTGAAAAATCAATTTTCTCTATTTTTGATGAAAATAATAATTTAGTTTACACAGGAGATTCTGCTGCAGACAAATTAGAGATTTCAAAAACTATAAGTTTAGAAGGTTTTCCTGCTGGAACTTATGTATTAGAAGTAAAAGAAAACAGCAAAGTTGTTAAGCACGAAATTAAAGTTGCAACTAAAAAAGTAAAAGCAGCTAAGCTTGACGAAACGGTAAACCAAAGCCCAGCTTTTCGCCGTTAA
- a CDS encoding DUF6175 family protein, with the protein MKHKYIHYIVLFVTFCVTNFAFSQNAATNSGGQVATVQPKIMVIPYTREGEDLRTVLEEDPNKRIAITKIKEGFDSRGFTTVDFIAKLKAAKDNHVFTSDNQTDIKAQIVQMSGADVYVQAEVIIDQSGSGNSVKLILTGYEASTGNSLANKVGESGRFYTEDYNKLASKAVESCIQDFLNVMQTKFTDIVNNGKSVIVDISFDAGSQHNMTSEIGSDGLPLSDQIEAWMEKNAFKNNYHIQGTTDLKMILDDVKIPLKDQATGNNYNPNKFALELFKFFKGLGLQPAKDIKSSTIYITIK; encoded by the coding sequence ATGAAACATAAATATATACATTACATTGTTTTATTTGTAACGTTCTGCGTTACAAATTTTGCATTTAGTCAAAACGCTGCAACAAATAGCGGCGGACAAGTTGCAACAGTTCAGCCTAAGATAATGGTAATTCCTTACACAAGAGAAGGAGAAGATTTGAGAACTGTTCTGGAAGAAGATCCAAATAAAAGAATTGCAATAACAAAAATCAAAGAAGGTTTTGATAGCAGAGGTTTTACAACTGTAGATTTTATTGCAAAATTAAAAGCAGCAAAAGACAATCATGTTTTTACTTCAGATAATCAAACTGATATAAAAGCTCAAATTGTTCAAATGTCAGGAGCTGATGTTTATGTGCAGGCAGAAGTTATAATCGATCAGTCGGGTTCAGGAAATTCAGTAAAATTAATTTTGACAGGTTACGAAGCTTCAACCGGAAATTCATTGGCCAATAAAGTTGGAGAAAGCGGAAGATTTTATACTGAAGATTACAATAAATTAGCTTCGAAAGCTGTTGAAAGTTGTATTCAGGATTTCTTAAATGTAATGCAAACTAAATTTACAGATATTGTAAACAATGGTAAGTCTGTAATTGTTGATATTAGTTTTGATGCAGGTTCTCAGCATAATATGACTTCAGAAATTGGTTCAGATGGTTTACCATTATCAGATCAGATCGAAGCCTGGATGGAAAAAAATGCTTTTAAAAACAATTATCACATTCAGGGAACTACAGATTTAAAAATGATTCTTGATGATGTCAAAATTCCATTAAAAGATCAGGCTACGGGTAATAATTACAACCCAAATAAATTTGCTCTTGAACTTTTTAAATTCTTTAAAGGATTAGGTTTACAACCGGCAAAAGATATTAAAAGCAGTACTATTTACATCACCATCAAATAA
- a CDS encoding DUF1254 domain-containing protein: MKNFITFLIVTLLVITGCKKDQSKDKQDSTDAVTSSDSITAIAKEAWIYGYPMFYNYKTIYASALDKKGKTYVGFNKFWNSSKSATPADTLVVTINNDTPYSMTALNVSDEPVILEVPKIENDRYYVMQFVDLYTFNYEYIGTRVTGNNPGKYLIAGSDWKGETPKGINKVLRSETNLIFVVGRTQLHDPSDVSNLKKIQNQYKIIPLHEYTNQAAPSVKKYALPLPEWKESDYSSPQFINVLNSLLQYTKEDSSEKELRIRFAKIGIVPGTSFDSSKYPPETIKAIEKGIAEGKQELESSLSTLKDFGNLFGTRAELKNNYLNRAVAAAAGIYGNTKEEAVYTGSATDSNNQPLLGSNNYILKFSKNQLPEAKYFWSITMYNLPKRFLVPNPINRYSIGNKSKGLKYEPNGDLIIYLQSTSPGKDKESNWLPTPKNEKFMFVTRIYGPEPDVINNVWKMPLVEIVK; the protein is encoded by the coding sequence ATGAAAAATTTTATCACTTTTTTAATTGTAACACTTTTAGTAATAACTGGCTGCAAAAAAGATCAGTCAAAAGATAAACAAGATTCTACAGATGCGGTAACGTCTTCAGATTCGATAACCGCAATTGCAAAAGAAGCGTGGATATATGGATATCCAATGTTTTATAATTACAAAACAATTTATGCAAGCGCATTAGACAAAAAAGGAAAAACATATGTAGGTTTCAATAAGTTTTGGAATTCGTCAAAGAGTGCAACTCCGGCAGATACTTTGGTAGTAACAATAAATAATGATACTCCATATTCTATGACCGCTCTGAATGTTTCTGATGAACCTGTTATTCTCGAAGTTCCAAAAATTGAGAACGACCGCTATTATGTAATGCAGTTTGTTGATCTTTATACTTTTAATTATGAATATATTGGAACCAGAGTTACAGGAAACAATCCCGGAAAATATCTAATTGCAGGATCGGACTGGAAAGGTGAAACACCAAAGGGAATTAACAAAGTTTTGCGTTCAGAAACTAATTTAATATTTGTGGTTGGGAGAACTCAGCTTCACGATCCATCTGATGTTTCTAATCTGAAAAAAATACAGAATCAATACAAAATAATTCCATTGCATGAATATACGAACCAAGCGGCGCCATCAGTTAAAAAATATGCTCTTCCGCTTCCTGAATGGAAAGAAAGTGATTATAGTTCACCGCAATTTATTAATGTATTAAATTCATTATTACAATACACAAAGGAAGACAGTAGCGAAAAAGAGCTTAGGATTCGTTTTGCAAAAATTGGAATTGTGCCCGGAACTTCTTTTGATAGCTCTAAATATCCACCGGAAACTATTAAAGCTATAGAAAAAGGAATCGCAGAAGGAAAACAAGAATTAGAGTCAAGTTTAAGTACTCTCAAAGATTTCGGAAATCTTTTTGGAACAAGAGCAGAGCTCAAAAATAATTACTTAAATCGCGCAGTTGCTGCTGCTGCCGGAATTTATGGAAATACTAAAGAAGAAGCTGTTTATACCGGAAGTGCTACTGATAGTAATAATCAGCCGCTTTTAGGAAGTAATAATTATATTTTGAAATTTAGCAAAAATCAACTTCCGGAAGCAAAATACTTTTGGAGTATCACGATGTATAATCTTCCTAAACGCTTTCTGGTTCCAAATCCTATTAACAGATATTCCATTGGCAATAAAAGTAAAGGTTTAAAATATGAACCTAATGGAGATTTGATTATCTACTTGCAAAGTACTTCACCAGGAAAAGATAAAGAAAGTAACTGGCTTCCAACTCCGAAAAATGAAAAATTCATGTTTGTTACGAGAATTTACGGCCCGGAGCCTGATGTAATCAACAACGTTTGGAAAATGCCTTTGGTTGAAATTGTTAAATGA